The genomic region GCTTGGCCTCGGAAAGGTAGCCCACTCCGTCCGCCCCGAAATTCTGGTAGTAGTAGAGGTTGCTGTCCGGGTTGACAAAGGGCTGCACCTCGACCCGCTCGGCGCTCCAGGGGCTCTTGTGGGTGGAGTCGGCCAGAAGGTCCGTGTCGGTCACGTCGAACAGGTAGTACATGCCCTGCGCGTCCCACCCCAGCTTCACCGTGCCGCTGATCTTGGGGCTGTTGTCGAAAGCGGTCTTTATGTCCAGGCCGTCCAGCTCGGCCCACTTGGCGTCCTTGACCCCGTCCACCTGCACCAGGGCCAGGGGCGGCACCTCGCCGGAGAGCTGAAGCTTTTCCAGGTCGCTGTTGTTGACCCGGGTCGACCACTCGTAGGCCGTGGTGGCATCACCAGCGTCCCGGTCGGTGACCTTGAAATTGATCCCGAGCAGGTTGCGGCGGTCCCAGGTGATCCCGCGTCCGTTGGCGCCCCAGGGGATGAACAGCTCGATCTTCCAGTTGGGTGCGGTTTCGGTCCCGGCCGTTCCGGCCCAGGTGATCCCGGCGGTGGAGAGGTCGGAGAACCAGCTTCCCCGACCGCCGGAGGCGTTGGGGTCGCTGCTGGGGCCGCCGCGGTAGAGCTGGCCGCCCTGCTTGGCATCCAGCGCGAAATGGATGAACGCGCTGTCGCTGTCCTCGTAGTCCCCGTCATAGTCCAGGTACAGCTCGATCCCGTCGCTCTCGTAGGCCGAACGCGGGCTCTGGCCCACGGCGTAGTAGTCGTCGTGCATGTCCAGGGCCACGTAGATGCCGTTCAGGTCCCAGGCATAGTAGACATTGCCCTTGAAATCGGCATCCCCGGTGGTTGAGTCGGTTGAGGAGCCCAGCACGAGCTTGCCGCCGGTGATCGAGGCGGCGCTGATCTCGACCCGGTTGGGGTCGGACAGGTCCCAGTCGCTCAGGTCGCCGTCCACCGTGATCGTGCGGTTGACCGCTGTCAGCGGCGGGGTCTTGTAGACTTTCTCAATCGTGGTGAACGATGCCACGTTGGAGAGGGCCGAGTTGTTGGGGGTCTCGTCGCTGGCGATCACCGCGGCGTAGTAGGTCACTCCTCCCTTGAGGCCGCTCAGTTCCAGGCTCATGCTCTGCCCGGCCTCCAGGGGGCTGGGCGCGCTGGAGACCTTGCGCGCCTGGGAGAAATTGCCGGCGGTGATGGGCGCGGTGCTGTAGCGGACATCGTAGGCCTGCGCCTTGCCGGTGTTGCCGTCATCGCCCACCGCGGTCCAGCGCAGAGTGGCGAGGTGATAGTCGCTGGTGGAGGCCACAGCGGCCAGGTCAGTCACCGCAGCGGGCGGGACCACATCGGTCTCGACCTGGATTTTCTCCACCTTCACGTCATCGACCATGATCTTGTCGTTCTGGGAGCCGAAACCGAGCTTGCCGCCCCAGGGCAGGTCGGGTATGACCGCGTTGTAGATTTCCATCCCATCCAGGTAGACCAGTATCTGCTGGCCTCGGCGCTCGACCACCACCTGCTGGTACTCCTCCTGCACCACGTCCTGGCCGGTGGAGTTTTCCAGATAGGGGGGGTAGTAGCGGTAGACCGCGCCGGCCGAGGGGTTGAGGTCGGTGCGCGGGTTCTTCAGGTTGTACTCGAAAATGCCGTCCGTGTCGAACGGGTCGCCGGTCTTGTTGATCCCGGTGTAGTAGTAGTGGTCCGGGTCGATGTAGTTGAAAATGACCGCGAAGTCCCAGTAGTCGGTGGGCTCGGCCACGATATCGCGGGCGTGGCGGATCCAGGCGGTGATCCGGTAGTTGTAGTTCAGGGTCACCCCGTCCAGCAGGATATACTCGCCCAGCGAGTTGCCCGGCCCGAACTCGAAGCTGTTGGGGACAATGGCCAGGGACTTGTCGCCCATGTCATCGGTGACTTCCCACTTGTCGGCGTGCAGCGGGGTCCAGCCTGTCAATACGCCGTTCTCGAAATTGTCCGAGAACACCAGCGAATCGGCGGCCGCGGCCCACAACCGCGAGTTCAGCGCCAGGAACAGCACAGCGACCAGCAATGGATTGACTAACGTTTTTCGCATGACCTGCCTCCGCTTGTCCGGCGGTGGTTTAAGGAGGGGCGACGTCCCGGGGCCGACGGCTGTCTGCCGCCGCGCCAGGGGTCGCGTCCCGCGAAAAGGGAAGAAAGACCAAGCTCGGCTGTCCACCCCCTGCAAAAGGGTTGAGGGTCACAAGAACAAGTCGGTGTGTGAATCGTGCTCTGTGCCTTGCCTGTATTCCGCTTGCAGTCAGTCGATTCGGGTCTGTCTTTCAAACGGCGGCCTGTCGCAGACGGATGTCCTCCGGCTCAGAAGCCCAGCGAGAGGCTGAAAAAGCTGTCGGCCGAGAGCCGTCCCTTGTCACGATAGGCGTAGTCGAAACCGATCTTCATCCGGCTGATCGTGCGGCTGAACCCGAAGCCGAAGCTCAGGCCGCGCAGGCGGTCGGCGCCCTCCAGGTCCAGCTCGTCGCCCATGATCCGCCAGCCGGTGCGGGCCGCCAGCACATATTTCCCCTGCCACTGGTAGAGGAACTCGCCGCCCAGGCTGTAGTAGACCGGGATCGAGGAGGGCTGGGCGAACCCGCCCTCCAGGTTCAGGCTGTAGTTGTCGCTGGCCAGCGCGGTGTAGCAGATCGAGCCCTTGAGCACTGAGGGCAGGCCGAACGTGTTGGCGCTCTTGCGCCCGCTGCGCATGTCGCGCGGCGAGCGGGTGGAGGTCTCGCCCGGGTTGGGGGCCAGGCCCTCATCGGTCTCCGGGGCGTATTCCATGTCCAGGCGGCTGCCCGAGTAGGTAAGGTTCGAACCGAGGTTCTGGATCACGAAGCCGAAACGGATGCTGCGGTCCAGGAACTCGGTGTGGTAGTTGGCCCCCAGGTCGAAAGCCACGGCGTTGGCGGTGATGTTCCAGACATCCTCGTGCACCCACTTGACGTTCATCCCGGCCGAGAAGCGGTCGGAGAAGTTGTAGGCCAGGCTGCCGCCGATCTGCATGTTGTAGCTGTCGAACAGCTCGCCGGTGCCCTGCGGGTGGGTCACAGTGGTCACCTCCAGGGGCGGGCTGTTGAGGAAGCCCATGAAACCGCCCACCACCGCGCGGCCGTCCAGCACCGGTATCGCCCCGGCCGTGTAGTAGTACTGGAGGTCCAGGGTGTAGTCCACCACGGTGGCGAACATCTCGGGCCGCTGCATGAACCCCAGGCCGGCCGGGTTCCACCAGATCGCGGTGATATCATCCGCCCCGGCGATGTAGGCATCGCCCAGGGCCACTCCGCGCGAGCCCACCGGGATGGAGAGGAAATTGCCGCTGCTCAGGCCCACGTTGGAGTAGTTCTTTATCCGGCCGGTTATCGGCACCTCGTTCAGGCCGTGGTCCTCCGCCGCGCCCACGCCCTGAGCCATCAGCGGGGCGGCGGCCGGGACGGCCAGGGCGAGGCAGACCAGCAGCCGGGTTGCCAGTTTTCTCATCGGGTTCTCCTTCAAGCCAGTTGGATTGTCCCCTGTAATCGGTGCTTCGCCGCGGCGGCGGTCACTCGATGACAAAGAATCGGCCGGTGGTCTGCTTGCCCCGGGCGTCGGTCACATGGTAGAAATACTGGCCGCTGGCGATCAGCGAGCCGAAACGGTTCTTCAGGTTCCAGGCCTCGGTGCCGCCGTGGGTGTCATACTGGTGGCCCAGCGGGTTGGCCCCCTGGTGGCGCAGCACCTGCACCAGGTCGCCGGCCAGGGTGTAGATCCGGATCGTGCAGTCCGAGGGCAGGTTGATGAACTCGATGCGCTTGTCCTCGATGCCCAGGTCCCAGGCCCCGCTCACCAGATAGGGGTTGGGCACCACCTTGATCCGGTTGAAATCCGTGTTTTCCGGCTGGTTGGAGGCCGCGGCGATCTCGAAGCGCAGATGGCTGCCGGGGATCGCGGGCCGCACCTTGGGCTGGGCGGCTTCACCCCGGCCGGTCTCGTTGAGGCCGATCTTGTTGCAGCGCAGCAGCCAGACCTGGCCCACCGCGGGCGGCGTGTTGATGCCGATCAGGGAGATGACGTTGCCGCTGACGTAGATATCCAGGTCGGTGCGGCCCAGGGGGTCGAACTCGCTCTGGAGCAGAGTCGTGCGGGACGAGCGCGTGGCGCAGCGCTCCTTGCGCACCGTGTCCCAGCCGTCACGCGGCACGAAGCCCCAGCTTCCCTCCAGGTAAGGGCTGAACGGCAGGTTGACCCGGTTGGTCTTGTCCTCCACGGCCAGGGTCAGCCTTCCGCCGCCGGCATCCTCCCAGCGCAGCTCGATATCGGCCAGGCGCATGCAGGAGGGCACGGCCCAGCGCACGCTCTGGCCCTGGCTGGTGGTCTTGTTGAAATTGACCTGCACCTCGGAGGCCCCGTTGTAGCCGCCCAGGTCGACAAGCTGGGCCTGGTAATCGGTGTCCACCCCGGGATGGACCAGCGAGACACTGGCCTCCAGCACCAGGGTGCCGTCCCCGGCCAGCTCGCGGTAGACCGGCAGGACCGCCTCCTGGGTGGTGGCGGGCGGGTTGGCCTTGCGCGAGCCGATCACCACGGAGATCGTGTCGAGCATTTGCCCGTCACGCTCCCAGTGGCAGTAGTAGGTGACCGGGGCCACCGCGATCACTCCCACCCCGTCGAAAATGGAATCCACCACGAAATCCAGCCTGCCCGGCTTGACCAACTCGGCGTTGACCACATCCATCTGCTTGAGGCCGAACGGGTTGGCCGGCAGCGGCGGGTCTGTCATCAGGCTGTCGGCATAGTGGACCGTGCCGCCGCCCTCCTCCAGGCGGGTGACACCGTCCGGGTAGAGCTGGAAAGTGGACTCGCCGGCGGCGCGCCAGCCCGAGGCGTCGCTGCGCGGAATGGCGGCCCGGGCGGTCTGGGTGGTCGACTCCAGGCTCATCACGCCCTGGGCCGGGTTGTAGTCGTAGGCGGTCACCGCGTACCAGACTTTGAACCCGTTGACCAGACGGCGGTCGGTGTCACGGTAGAAAAACTCCAAGCCTGTGTCCGTGCCCAGCTTGACCGTGTCCTGGATCGCGGTGGTCTCGCCGGTCACGCTCTTGCCGTCCTTGTCCACCACGGTCACGGTGTGGTTGGTGATGCCGTTGTTCTCGGTGGTGATCCCGTCCGCCAGGTCCCACTCGGCCAGCAGCTCCATGTAGGCCGGGCCGCGGAAAGAGCGGTAGAGACGGAAGCCCTGGAAATCCTTCTCGATGAAACCCGGCGAGTAGGAGGGGCTGTGCGGGTCGCTGGCGGCCTCGTAGAACGGGTCCTTGGAGAAGACCGACATGTCGTTCCAGGTGATCGTCACCTCGCCGTTGCCAGGGATCAACTCGAACTCGGGCGAGGCGGGCGGCGAGGGCTGGATGTAGTCGATGGCCTTGAGGGCGTGGGCCGCATCGGCCAGGGCCAGCATGGGCGTGAGGTTCTGCATCGGTATCTGGTCCGGGCTGCTGGGCACCACCCGGCCCTCGGTGGCCAGGTGGGCCACCTCGAAATAGGCCGAGTCCCAGGGGGCGAAATCCTCGATCACCCCGGAGGTGCCCAGGCAGTAGCCGAAACCGATCTGGAGGTCGAGCTGCAGCTCGGTGTTGCCGCTCTGGAACGGCGGGGCGCTGCTCAGGCCGCCCTTGACCTCGCGCTGATGGGTGTACCAGAGGTAGGCGTCCACATCCCCCTGGCCGTAGGAGCCGATCCCGGAGCGGTCGGTGCCGGTGAGGTTGAGCACGGGCAGCTCCACGCCGGTCTTGTAGTCGGTAAGGTTCTGCAGGAAACAGAACCCGATACAGCCGGGGATGCCCTCCCAGGGGACCTCGCGGCAGTCGGAGTCGAACTCGAACACCAGGCGCTGGCTGTTGACCACCCCGATGCGCTCGTCATCCACCGCCCCGGTCTCGTAGAACATGAACATGCCGGCCGCCAGGTTGTGGAACGTGTAGGCCGGGATGCGGTTGTATTCCTGGATCAGGTTGTACTTGAAAAAGGGCGTGGCGTTGTAAATCTTGGTGCGCTGGAAAATGATGTCCTCGGTCAGGCCGAGGCTGAAAGCGAAGAACAGGTTGGAGCAGGCCACGCCCAGCGGGTGCTCGCCGAACACGGCGCCGCTGTTGGGCCAGCCGGGATGGTCGTTCAGCACGTCGTTGGTATAGACCACCACGGTCTCGGAGCCGTAGAGAAGCGGATCGCCGTTCCTGTCCCGGAAGTCCGGGGGCCAGATTTCGAGGTCGGCCTTGGACAGGCTGCTCAGGGCGTGGTCCCAGCCGGTGTAAACCTTGCTTGAGATGTTGGCCTTGAACGCGGCGTCCAGGTTGGCCTCGTTCCAAGGCTGGGCGCAGCCGGAGAGAATTTCCCAGCTCTTGGCGTAGGACTTGATCGTGTCCTCGAGCGTACCGTTGCCATCCAGGTCGGCCAGGGCGGCCACGGCCATGCCGCTCATGCCGCCACGCGGCCCCTGGTAGGTGTAGGAGTTGCCCGAGCCTTTGGGGTAGAATATCTGGTTGATCATCGGCATGTCCGGCCCGCCGAAAATCCACATCCCCACCTTGTTGCCGGTCATGCGCGTGATCTGCTCGGCGCGCACGCCCGCGGCACACAGCGCCAGGGCGAGGACCAGGATGCAGGCCGCTGCGGGCCTTATCCGTAAGACATTTTTCATCGGCATCCCCCTGCATTGACAGCCCCCGCGGCGCGGGAGCCGGTTGTCGTTCCTCAGAAATTAAATTCCGCCCCCACGCGCACCTGACGGGGTGTGCCCCAGTGACGGGGGTCGGCCCAGTCGTAGTAGCCGGACAGGTAGACCAGGTTCGTGATCACGCGCTCCTGCCAGTCCAGACGGCCGTCCTGGTTCAGGTCGCGCAGAAGGTCGTATTTGCCGGGATTGAGCCAGGCGCCCCCGTACTCGTTGTAGTCGTAGTCCGGGTCGTTCTGCGGGGCCACGGCGCGGTTCTCGGCGTCCTCCAGCACGTTGGTCACGGCCAGGGCCTCGTGCTGACGGTCATCGAAACGGGTGTACATCGGCCAGGAAAGCGTGTGGTTCAGCAGGTTGAAGACCTCGCCGAAGACGACCACGCTGCGCTTGCCGCCCAGGTCGAACTGGCGGCTGAAACGCAGGTCGATGTTGAACTCGCTGGGCAGGCGGCTGGCGTTGACCGTCTCCATGTAGCCGAAGCTCTCCGGGTTGATCCGGGTGTAGGCCTGGCCGCTCTTGAGCGAGAAAGTGACGAACGAGCTGGCGTTACGCAGCACGCTGCCCCAGACAGTCCCGGGGGCGAAATCCGCCGGCAGGCGCAGGTTGAGGATGTAGCTCAGGCTGTGGGTGCGGTCGCCGCTCACCGGCCGCAGGGCGCTGGGCACCGAGAGGTACTCGCCGGTCACCGGGTCGACCCCGTTGTAGGCCGTGCCGGAGCGTATCTCGCTGCCCGTGGCGCGCGAGAACGAGAGCGTGTAGCTCAGGTTCTGCGAGTAGTAGCGGTTGAAACGCTGGCTCAGGGTGAGGTCGAAGCCCTTGACGTTGCCGTTGTCCAGGTTGGTCAGGTAGTAGCGCCGGGTGCCGGTCTCGGGTTCCACCATCTCGCGCATCGACACGTTGCCGTCCACATCCCGGTTGAAACCCACGAAATCGAGCAGGTAGTCCTCACCCAGGAGCAGGGAGAACCCGGACTCGAACGCGGTGGTGCGCGAGAAAGTCAGGCCGCCGCGGTTCTCACCCGAGTAGAACACGTCGAACGGGGGTGGCTGATTGAACTGGCCGTAGCTGAACCGTATCTGCGAGCGGTCGGTGACCGGGAAACCGATGCCCAGGCGCGGGCTGAGCACATCCCGCGAGTCGACTTTCTCCGAGATCACCGCCCCGCCGATGCTGGTGCGCACCTGGACCGGATCAAACCAGTCCCAGCGCAGGCCGACATCGCAGACAAAGTCGCCCAGGTCGATGCGGTTCTGGCCGTAGGCGCTGATCACCTTGGGCAGCACGTTGTTCATGTTGTCCAGCGAGCTGGAGGAGGCGGTCAGGATGTTGCGGAACACGTGCAGGTAGTGGGCGTCCACCCCCAGCTTGGCCCGGTTGTGACGGTCGACCTGCACGTCCAGGTCGGCCTTGATGTTGCGGCTGACCTCCCTGAGCGGCGCGTAGCTTATGATCTGGCCGTGCATCAGGGGGCCTTCCTTGTCCGAGACGCCGAAGGGGTTGTCGTTGATGTCCTGGTAGACGTTCTCGTAGAACTGGGCGTTGTTGCGGCTGTTGCTCATGCCGTAGGGCAGATATTTCTCGTTCCCCGTGATCACGTCCTGCAGCGGCTGGCCGTCCTCGCCGATGATGTTTTTCAGGTCCTCCACGGTGAACACGTAGTCCTTGAAGCTGAATCCGCCCACTGTGCCGCGCGAGTCGAAATCCTTGAGCGAGCTGTAGCTTATCGTGTTGTCGCGGAAATAGTTGGCCCGCACCTGGAGGTTGATGCTTCGCTCGGCGCTCTGGTGGATCACCCAGTCGGCGCCTCCGGTCATCGACTGCGAGCGGGTGCGGGTGGCCTTGTGGTCCTCGGTCAGGAAAATGTCCTCGTGAGTGTAGTAGCGCCGCTGAAGGCGCGAGAAATGGTCGGAGGCCAGCAGCTTGAGGCCTTTCATTGGCGACCAGGTCAGCTTGCCCGAGATCAGCCAGCGGTCGCCCTCGTTGCCGGGAAGGCGGGCCGGGTTGGGGTTGTAGTAGAGCTGCGCCCCGGGGTCGGAGAACACCTTGGCCCGGGCGGCCCGGAAATCGTCGAGCGAGAACTGGCGCGTGATCAGCGGCTCGTTGCGCAGCACGTCGTTGATCCGGTCGGCGAAAGACTGGTCAAACCCGCGGAACCCGCCGACCGCGGAGCCGGGCGCGGGGGTGAAATCGGCCCGTCCCTGCATCTCGGTGGAGAGGAAGAAATAGGCCTGCTCCACTGGCTGGATCGGCCCGCCGAAACTGAGCTGGGTCTCGTTGAACCCGTAGTCGGAGGTCCGCGGCTGCTGACCGTCCGTGCGGAACCGCACCCGGCCCTTGTACTGGGGCTGGCCCTCCTGGGTCACGATGTTGATCACGCCGGACTGGGCGTTGCCGTACTCGGCGTTGAACCCGCCGGTGAGCACCTGCACTTCCTCGACCGCGTTGGTGCCGATATCGAGCGGGTTGTTGTCGCGGGTGTTGGGAGTGTAGCCGGCGTTCTCCTGGATGAAAGATTCACCGGTGTTGGGCGACATGGGGGAGGCGGTGAAATCCTTGACCATCACACCGTCGACGAACATCACCTCCTCGCCCACCCGTCCGCCGCGGATCTGGAAACCCTGCTCCGTGCGCTCCACCCCCGGTTGCAGGGCGATCACGTTGTCCAGGTCGTTGGCCGCGATGTTGGCGGTGACCTCGGAGGTGAAACGGCGCTTGGTCTGGGTGTTGTCGCGCGCCACCAGAATTTCGGACTCGCCCTCCACCACCAGGCCCTCCATCTCGATCACGGCCTGGGAGAGCTGGAAATTGAGCGTGGTGGTCTGGCCGGCCTGGATGCGCTGGCCCTCGACCGTGGCGCTCTGGTAGCCGGTGAAAGAGGCGGTGATGGATTGGATTCCGGCCGGGACGTTCAGGATGAAATAGTAGCCGTCCTTGTTGCTGATGTTGCCCAGGCGCGTGCCCGCGACAGTCACCTGCACGCCGACCAGGGGCGAGCCGGTGTCCCGGTCACGGACCGTCCCCTCGATCTTGCCGGTGTTGATCTGACCCTG from bacterium harbors:
- a CDS encoding PorV/PorQ family protein; this translates as MRKLATRLLVCLALAVPAAAPLMAQGVGAAEDHGLNEVPITGRIKNYSNVGLSSGNFLSIPVGSRGVALGDAYIAGADDITAIWWNPAGLGFMQRPEMFATVVDYTLDLQYYYTAGAIPVLDGRAVVGGFMGFLNSPPLEVTTVTHPQGTGELFDSYNMQIGGSLAYNFSDRFSAGMNVKWVHEDVWNITANAVAFDLGANYHTEFLDRSIRFGFVIQNLGSNLTYSGSRLDMEYAPETDEGLAPNPGETSTRSPRDMRSGRKSANTFGLPSVLKGSICYTALASDNYSLNLEGGFAQPSSIPVYYSLGGEFLYQWQGKYVLAARTGWRIMGDELDLEGADRLRGLSFGFGFSRTISRMKIGFDYAYRDKGRLSADSFFSLSLGF
- a CDS encoding TonB-dependent receptor yields the protein MRKKAVFRLLVLGLLALTGALQGQINTGKIEGTVRDRDTGSPLVGVQVTVAGTRLGNISNKDGYYFILNVPAGIQSITASFTGYQSATVEGQRIQAGQTTTLNFQLSQAVIEMEGLVVEGESEILVARDNTQTKRRFTSEVTANIAANDLDNVIALQPGVERTEQGFQIRGGRVGEEVMFVDGVMVKDFTASPMSPNTGESFIQENAGYTPNTRDNNPLDIGTNAVEEVQVLTGGFNAEYGNAQSGVINIVTQEGQPQYKGRVRFRTDGQQPRTSDYGFNETQLSFGGPIQPVEQAYFFLSTEMQGRADFTPAPGSAVGGFRGFDQSFADRINDVLRNEPLITRQFSLDDFRAARAKVFSDPGAQLYYNPNPARLPGNEGDRWLISGKLTWSPMKGLKLLASDHFSRLQRRYYTHEDIFLTEDHKATRTRSQSMTGGADWVIHQSAERSINLQVRANYFRDNTISYSSLKDFDSRGTVGGFSFKDYVFTVEDLKNIIGEDGQPLQDVITGNEKYLPYGMSNSRNNAQFYENVYQDINDNPFGVSDKEGPLMHGQIISYAPLREVSRNIKADLDVQVDRHNRAKLGVDAHYLHVFRNILTASSSSLDNMNNVLPKVISAYGQNRIDLGDFVCDVGLRWDWFDPVQVRTSIGGAVISEKVDSRDVLSPRLGIGFPVTDRSQIRFSYGQFNQPPPFDVFYSGENRGGLTFSRTTAFESGFSLLLGEDYLLDFVGFNRDVDGNVSMREMVEPETGTRRYYLTNLDNGNVKGFDLTLSQRFNRYYSQNLSYTLSFSRATGSEIRSGTAYNGVDPVTGEYLSVPSALRPVSGDRTHSLSYILNLRLPADFAPGTVWGSVLRNASSFVTFSLKSGQAYTRINPESFGYMETVNASRLPSEFNIDLRFSRQFDLGGKRSVVVFGEVFNLLNHTLSWPMYTRFDDRQHEALAVTNVLEDAENRAVAPQNDPDYDYNEYGGAWLNPGKYDLLRDLNQDGRLDWQERVITNLVYLSGYYDWADPRHWGTPRQVRVGAEFNF